One region of Ictalurus punctatus breed USDA103 chromosome 6, Coco_2.0, whole genome shotgun sequence genomic DNA includes:
- the usp9 gene encoding probable ubiquitin carboxyl-terminal hydrolase FAF-X isoform X4 — protein sequence MTATTRGSPMGGNESQEQGQAPDGQSQPPLPQNQTSTPTSSNENSPVSPPDEQVQGDCTGQLEEEEEPAFPHTDLAKLDDMINRPRWVVPVLPKGELEVLLEAAIDLCKKGLDVKCEACQRFFRDGLTISFTKILTDEAVSGWKFEIHRCIINNTHRLMELCVTKLSQDWFPLLELLAMATNPHCKFHIYNGTRPSETVPAGVQLAEDELFARPPDPRSPKGWLVDLINKFGTLNGFQILHDRFMSGQALNVQIIAALIKPFGQCYEFLTLHTVKKYFLPVIEMVPQFLENLTDEELKKEAKNEAKNDALSMIIKSLKNLASRVPGQEETVKNMEIFRLKMILRLLQISSFNGKMNALNEVNKVISSVSYYTHRHGNPEEAEWLTAERMAEWIQQNNILSIVLRDSLHQPQYVEKLEKILRFVIKEKALTLQDLDNIWAAQAGKHEAIVKNVHDLLAKLAWDFSPEQLDHLFDCFKESWTNASKKQREKLLELIRRLAEDDKDGVMAHKVLNLLWNLAHSDDVPVDIMDQALSAHIKILDYSCSQDRDTQKIQWIDRFIEELRSNDKWVIPALKQIREICSLFGEAPQNLSQTQRSPHVFYRHDLINQLQHNHALVTLVAENLSAYMENMRQFSKEHTDFDPQTVRPGSRYSHVQEVQERLNFLRFLLKDGQLWLCAPQAKQIWKCLAENAVFLCDREACFKWYSKLMGDEPDLDPDINKDFFENNVLQLDPSLLTENGMKCFERFFKAVNCREGKLVAKRRVYMMDDLELIGLDYLWRVVIQGSDDIANRAIDLLKEIYTNLGPKLQATQVEIHEDFIQSCFDRLKASYDTLCVLDGDKDSINCARQEAIRMVRVLTVLREYITECDSDYHEERTILPMSRAFRGKHITLIVRFPNQGRQVDDLDIWSHTNDTIGSVRRCILNRIKANSAHTKIELFIGGDIIDPADDRKLIGQLNLKDKTLITAKLTQVSANMPSSPDSSSDSSTGSPGNHGNHYSDGPNPEVESCLPGVIMSLHLRYISFLWQVADLGCSLNMPLLRDGARVLMKLMPPDNTTVENLRAICLDHAKLGESSLSPTLDSRFFGPSPSQVLYLIEVVYALLMPASGTLGEDASDFQYNFLRSGGLPLVLSMLTRNNFLPNADMETRRGAYLNALKIAKLLLTAVGFGHVKAVAEACQPVADGNIPVSPINQATHDQALVLQSALQNIPNPSAECMLRNVAIRLAQQISDENFFQASKYIPDIGVIRAVQKIVWASGCGSIQLVFSSIEEISNIYEKTNAGNEPDAEDEQVCCEALEVMTLCFALIPTALDALSKEKAWQTFIIDLLLHCQSKSVRQMAQEQFFLMATRCCMGHRPLLFFITLLFTVLGSTAKERAKHAGDYFTLLRHLLNYAYNSNINLPNAEVLLNNEIDWLKRIKDEVKRTGETGVEETILEGHIGVTKELLAFQTAEKKYYIGCEKGGANLIKELIDDFIFPASNVYLQYMKSGEFPPEQAIPVCSTPATITAGFELLVALAVGCMRNLRQIVDTLTDMYYSGCEALTEWEYLPPVGPRPTKGFVGLKNAGATCYMNSVIQQLYMIPPIRNGILAIEGTGSDVDDDMSGDEKQDNESNVDPRDEVFSYHHQFDDKPALNKSEDRKEYNIGVLRHLQVIFGHLASSRLQYYVPRGFWKQFRLWGEPVNLREQHDALEFFNSLVDSLDEALKALGHPAMLSKVLGGSFADQKICQGCPHRYECEESFTTLNVDIRNHQNLLDSMEQYVKGDLLEGANAYHCEKCNKKVDTVKRLLIKKLPPVLAIQLKRFDYDWERECAIKFNDYFEFPRELDMEPYTVAGVAKLEGSDVHPENQVIQQNEPSEPEAPCSSRYRLVGVLVHSGQASGGHYYSYIIQRNGSGSEGETNRWYKFDDGDVTECKMDDDEEMKNQCFGGEYMGEVFDHMMKRMSYRRQKRWWNAYILFYERMDSLDKDSELVKYISELTVSSKPHQIKMPPAIECSVRKQNVQFMHSRMQYSLEYFQFIKKLLTCNSVYLNPPPGQEHLLPEAEEMAKISIQLAARFLFSTGFHTKKAVRGPASDWYDALCILLRHSKNVRCWFAHSALFSYPNRFSEYLLESPSAEVRGAFSKLIVFIAHFSLQDGPYPSPVASPGPSSQGCDNLSLSDHLLRAVLNLLRREVSEHGRHLQQYFNLFVMYANLGLAEKTQLLKLGVPATFMLVALDEGPGPPIKYQYAELGKLYTVVSQLVRCCDVTSRMQSSINGNPPLSNPYGDPSLTQPIMPLHQLVAEILFVRTSYVKKIIEDCSNSEETIKLLRFCCWENPQFSSTVLSELLWQVAYSYTYELRPYLDLLLQILLVEDSWQTHRIHNVLKGIPDDRDGLFDTIQRSKNHYQKRAYQCIKCMVALFSNCSVAYQILQSNGDLKRKWTWAVEWLGDELERRPYTGNAQYTYNNWSPPVQSNETSNGYFLERSHSARMTLAKACELCPEECHLTKHEVVSEEDAGRKLSSPQQLLPGEVTGQQQHTEQDEQEAPDDQDSSPPEDTSLYPHSPGTQYQQQNNLPHGQPYTGPAAQHMNNPQRPGPRAQENWEPPEEVPPAQTKE from the exons GACTTGATGTCAAGTGCGAAGCCTGCCAGCGATTTTTCCGTGATGGTTTGACAATATCTTTCACCAAAATACTGACTGATGAGGCTGTCAGTGGATGGAAATTTGAAATCCAT AGGTGCATAATCAACAACACCCATCGTCTGATGGAACTGTGTGTGACCAAGCTCTCTCAGGACTGGTTTCCTCTCCTAGAGCTCTTGGCCATGGCCACAAACCCCCACTGCAAGTTTCACATTTACAATGGTACCCGGCCCTCAGAGACGGTGCCTGCTGGGGTGCAGCTGGCTGAAGACGAGCTCTTCGCTCGCCCACCTGACCCTCGCTCTCCCAAG GGCTGGTTGGTggatttaataaacaaatttggCACGTTAAACGGGTTTCAAATTCTGCATGATCGATTCATGAGTGGTCAAGCTCTGAATGTTCAGATCATCGCTGCACTCATAAA GCCTTTTGGGCAGTGCTATGAGTTTCTCACTTTGCACACGGTGAAGAAGTACTTCCTTCCTGTTATAGAAATGGTTCCCCAGTTTCTAGAAAACCTCACTGATGAGGAGCTGAAAAAAGAAGCCAAGAATGAAGCCAAAAACGATGCCCTGTCTATGATAATCAAGTCATTGAAGAACCTGGCTTCACGAGTACCAGGGCAAGAGGAAACAGTGAAGAACATGGAGATTTTTAGGTTAAAAATGATTCTTAG GTTATTGcaaatttcttcttttaatGGCAAAATGAATGCACTAAATGAAGTAAATAAGGTGATCTCAAGTGTCTCGTACTACACACACCGTCACGGCAACCCAGAAGAGGCAGAGTGGCTCACGGCAGAGCGCATGGCG GAGTGGATTCAGCAGAACAACATTTTGTCCATTGTGCTGCGGGATAGCCTTCATCAGCCCCAGTATGTGGAGAAACTGGAAAAGATCCTGCGCTTTGTCATTAAGGAGAAAGCTCTTACGCTTCAGGACCTGGACAACATTTGGGCTGCacag GCTGGGAAGCATGAGGCTATTGTGAAGAATGTTCATGATCTCCTTGCAAAATTGGCATGGGATTTCTCACCTGAACAACTAGACCATCTTTTTGACTGTTTTAAG GAAAGCTGGACAAATGCAAGTAAAAAGCAACGGGAGAAGTTACTGGAACTAATTCGTAGGCTGGCAGAAGATGATAAAGATGGTGTGATGGCACACAAAGTGCTCAATCTGCTCTGGAACTTGGCCCATAGTGATGATGTTCCTGTGGATATCATGGACCAGGCCCTCAGTGCTCATATCAAGATCTTGGACTACAGCTGTTCCCAG gaccgAGATACCCAGAAGATCCAGTGGATAGATCGCTTCATTGAAGAGTTGCGATCAAATGATAAATGGGTAATCCCTGCACTGAAGCAAATTCGAGAGATCTGCAGTCTGTTTGGAGAGGCTCCTCAAAATCTCAG TCAAACGCAGAGGAGCCCACATGTTTTTTATCGCCATGATCTTATTAACCAACTCCAGCACAATCATGCATTGGTCACTCTGGTAGCTGAGAATCTGTCTGCATACATGGAGAATATGAGGCAGTTCTCTAAAG AGCACACAGACTTTGACCCTCAGACGGTCAGGCCTGGAAGTCGATACAGTCATGTGCAGGAAGTGCAGGAGCGTCTGAACTTTTTGAG GTTCTTGCTGAAGGATGGGCAACTGTGGCTCTGTGCTCCTCAGGCCAAACAGATCTGGAAGTGCCTGGCAGAGAATGCAGTGTTCCTTTGTGATCGTGAAGCCTGCTTCAAATGGTACTCCAAACTGATGGGGGACGAGCCGGACCTTGACCCCGACATCAACAAGGACTTTTTTGAGAACAACGTGCTCCAGCTGGATCCTTCTCTGCTGACTGAAAACGGCATGAAATGCTTTGAGCGCTTCTTTAAAGCAGTGAACTGCAGAGAGGGCAAGCTGGTGGCCAAGCGCCGAGTGTATATGATGGATGACCTGGAACTGATTGGACTGGATTACCTGTGGAGG GTTGTGATCCAAGGAAGTGATGACATTGCTAACCGAGCGATTGATTTACTTAAAGAGATCTATACAAACCTTGGACCAAAATTACAAGCCACTCAG GTGGAGATCCATGAAGATTTTATTCAGTCTTGCTTTGACCGGCTCAAAGCCTCCTATGACACGCTGTGTGTGCTGGATGGAGATAAGGACAGCATTAACTGTGCCAGGCAGGAGGCCATCCGCATGGTGCGCGTCCTCACTGTGCTCAGGGAGTACATCACAGAATGTGACAGTGACTACCACGAGGAGAGAACCATCTTGCCAATGTCCAG AGCGTTTCGTGGGAAGCACATCACCCTCATTGTGCGGTTTCCAAACCAAGGTCGGCAGGTGGATGACCTGGACATCTGGTCCCACACCAACGACACCATTGGTTCTGTGAGACGCTGCATTCTCAATCGGATAAAGGCAAACAGCGCGCACACCAAGATCGAGCTCTTCATCGGCGGGGACATCATTGATCCTGCTGATGACAGGAAATTGATTGGGCAACTCAATCTCAAAGACAAAACA CTTATCACGGCCAAGCTCACCCAGGTCAGTGCCAACATGCCTTCAAGCCCAGACAGCTCCTCCGACTCTTCCACCGGCTCCCCTGGGAACCATGGCAACCACTATAGCGATGGACCAAACCCTGAAGTTGAGAGCTGTCTTCCTGGAGTG ATAATGTCCCTGCACTTGCGCTACATCTCATTCTTGTGGCAAGTTGCTGACCTGGGCTGTAGTCTCAATATGCCTCTTCTGCGAGATGGAGCTCGGGTTCTTATGAAGCTCATGCCTCCAG ATAATACTACAGTGGAAAACCTGAGAGCCATCTGCCTGGATCATGCCAAACTCGGAGAAAGCAGCCTTAGCCCCACCCTCGACTCCCGCTTCTTTGGTCCATCACCTTCACAAGTCCTTTACTTGATAGAG GTGGTTTATGCCTTACTGATGCCAGCTAGTGGCACACTGGGAGAGGATGCTAGTGACTTCCAGTACAATTTCTTGAGGAGTGGCGGCCTACCTTTGGTCTTGAGTATGCTGACCCGAAATAATTTCCTTCCAAATGCTGACATGGAGACACGCCGAGGAGCCTATCTCAATGCACTAAAAATAGCCAAGCTCCTGCTTACAGCGGTGGGCTTTGGTCATGTGAAGGCTGTGGCTGAAGCTTGCCAGCCTGTGGCAGACGGGAACATCCCAGTGTCACCT ATAAACCAGGCCACTCATGACCAGGCGCTGGTGCTTCAAAGCGCCCTGCAAAACATCCCAAATCCCTCAGCTGAGTGCATGCTGCGGAACGTGGCCATCCGTCTGGCTCAGCAGATCTCTGATGAG AATTTTTTCCAGGCCTCTAAGTATATCCCAGACATTGGTGTGATTAGAGCGGTTCAGAAGATTGTCTGGGCCTCTGGTTGTGGTTCTATTCAACTTGTCTTCAGTTCCATCGAGGAGATCAGCAACATCTATGAGAAG ACTAATGCAGGGAATGAGCCAGATGCAGAGGATGAGCAGGTATGCTGTGAGGCCTTGGAGGTCATGACCCTGTGCTTTGCCCTTATCCCGACTGCGCTAGATGCACTTAGCAAAGAGAAGGCCTGGCAGACCTTCATCATTGACTTACTGTTGCACTGTCAAAGCAA GTCTGTTCGCCAAATGGCCCAAGAACAGTTCTTCCTCATGGCCACTAGGTGTTGCATGGGTCACAGGCCTCTCCTGTTCTTTATTACCCTCCTCTTCACAGTTTTAGGT AGCACTGCAAAAGAACGAGCCAAGCACGCTGGTGATTACTTCACCCTCTTGAGGCACTTGCTCAACTACGCATATAATAGCAATATCAACCTCCCCAATGCAGAAGTTCTTCTCAACAATGAGATTGATTGGTTAAAAAGGATCAAG gatGAGGTTAAGAGAACTGGAGAGACCGGGGTGGAAGAGACCATATTAGAGGGTCATATCGGTGTCACAAAGGAGCTACTGGCTTTCCAGACAGCAGAAAAGAAGTATTACATAGGTTGTGAAAAGGGGGGAGCCAACCTCATCAAG gaGCTGATCGATGACTTCATCTTCCCTGCCTCTAATGTGTACCTGCAATACATGAAGAGTGGAGAGTTCCCCCCTGAGCAGGCCATACCTGTGTGTAGCACTCCTGCCACCATCACAGCTGGCTTTGAACTCCTGGTCGCACTTGCTGTTGGATGTATGCGCAATCTCCGACAGATTGTTGACACCCTAACTGACATGTACTACTCGG GTTGTGAGGCACTTACAGAATGGGAGTATTTGCCACCAGTAGGCCCAAGGCCTACTAAAGGCTTCGTAGGGCTGAAGAATGCAGGTGCCACTTGCTATATGAACTCGGTCATCCAACAGCTCTACATGATCCCACCCATCAGAAACGGCATCTTGGCTATTGAGGGCACAGGCAGCGATGTGGATGATGACATGTCTGGAGATGAGAAACAAGATAATGAG AGCAATGTCGATCCACGTGATGAGGTCTTCAGTTATCACCACCAATTTGATGACAAGCCAGCACTCAataaatcagaggacaggaaaGAGTACAACATTGGGGTTCTTCGCCACCTGCAGGTGATCTTTGGACATCTTGCTTCTTCCCGACTGCAGTACTATGTTCCCAGAGGCTTTTGGAAACAGTTTAG GTTGTGGGGTGAGCCGGTGAATCTGAGAGAACAACATGATGCCCTGGAGTTCTTCAACTCGCTTGTAGATAGTTTAGACGAGGCTTTAAAAGCACTGGGCCATCCTGCCATGCTGAGTAAAGTCCTCGGCGGTTCCTTTGCTGATCAGAAGATCTGTCAGGGGTGCCCTCATAG gtatgAATGCGAGGAATCCTTTACAACACTGAATGTAGATATAAGAAATCATCAGAATCTGCTTGATTCCATGGAGCAGTATGTGAAGGGTGACTTGCTTGAGGGTGCTAATGCCTACCATTGTGAAAAATGCAACAAGAAA GTGGACACAGTGAAGCGCTTGCTTATTAAGAAGTTGCCTCCAGTACTGGCCATCCAGTTGAAGCGATTTGATTATGACTGGGAACGGGAGTGTGCTATTAAATTTAATGATTACTTTGAGTTTCCCCGTGAGCTGGACATGGAGCCCTATACAGTAGCAGGAGTAGCCAAGCTGGAAGGCTCTGATGTCCACCCTGAGAATCAG GTCATCCAGCAGAACGAACCCTCCGAGCCAGAGGCACCATGCAGCTCACGCTATAGGCTTGTGGGGGTGCTAGTGCACTCAGGCCAGGCCAGCGGTGGTCACTACTACTCTTACATTATCCAGAGGAATGGCAGTGGCAGCGAGGGTGAAACGAATCGCTGGTACAAGTTTGATGATGGCGATGTCACAGAGTGTAAGATGGATGATGACGAGGAGATGAAGAACCAGTGCTTTGGGGGAGAGTACATGGGTGAAGTGTTCGACCACATGATGAAGCGCATGTCCTACCGGAGGCAGAAGCGCTGGTGGAATGCCTACATCCTCTTCTACGAGCGCATGGACTCACTGGACAAGGATAGTGAGCTGGTGAAATACATCTCCGAGCTGACAGTAAGCAGCAAGCCACACCAGATCAAGATGCCACCAGCCATCGAGTGCAGTGTACGCAAGCAGAACGTGCAGTTCATGCACAGCCGCATGCAGTACAGCCTGGAGTACTTTCAGTTCATCAAGAAGCTCCTAACCTGTAATAGCGTCTATCTGAACCCTCCACCAG gACAAGAACATCTTTTGCCTGAAGCAGAAGAAATGGCTAAGATTAGCATTCAACTCGCTGCTCGATTCCTCTTCAGCACAGGATTTCATACCAAGAAAGCTGTCCGTGGCCCAGCCAGTGACTG gtatgATGCCCTGTGCATACTCCTTCGACACAGCAAGAATGTACGCTGCTGGTTTGCACACAGTGCCCTATTTTCCTACCCGAACCGCTTCTCGGAGTACCTGCTCGAGAGCCCTAGTGCTGAGGTGCGGGGGGCTTTCTCCAAGCTCATTGTATTTATTGCACATTTTTCTCTGCAAGATGGACCCTACCCGTCACCTGTTGCCTCACCAGGACCATCCAGTCAG GGCTGTGATAATCTGAGCCTAAGTGACCACTTGTTACGTGCTGTGCTCAATCTGTTACGGAGAGAAGTGTCGGAGCATGGCCGTCACCTGCAGCAGTACTTCAACCTCTTTGTCATGTATGCCAACCTAG GTTTGGCGGAGAAGACCCAGCTGTTGAAGCTTGGTGTGCCAGCCACCTTCATGCTGGTGGCACTGGATGAGGGCCCAGGCCCACCCATTAAGTACCAGTATGCTGAGCTGGGGAAGCTGTACACAGTGGTGTCGCAGCTGGTGCGTTGCTGCGATGTAACATCCCGTATGCAGTCCTCAATCAATG GTAATCCTCCTCTCTCAAACCCGTATGGTGATCCCAGCTTGACTCAGCCCATCATGCCTCTGCATCAGCTGGTGGCCGAGATCCTGTTTGTGCGTACCAGTTATGTGAAGAAGATCATTGAGGATTGCAGTAACTCCGAGGAGACCATCAAACTGTTGCGCTTCTGCTGCTGGGAGAACCCGCAGTTCTCCTCTACTGTGCTCAGTGAACTACTGTGGCAG GTTGCTTACTCCTACACGTATGAGCTAAGGCCTTACCTGGACTTGCTGCTACAGATCTTGCTTGTTGAAGACTCTTGGCAAACTCACAG GATCCACAATGTGCTCAAGGGGATCCCAGATGACCGTGATGGCCTGTTTGACACCATCCAGCGCTCTAAAAATCACTACCAGAAGAGAGCTTACCAGTGCATCAAGTGCATGGTGGCTCTATTCAGCAATTGCTCAGTTGCCTATCAGATTCTCCAG AGTAATGGAGACCTGAAGAGAAAGTGGACATGGGCTGTAGAGTGGCTTGGTGATGAGCTAGAGCGCAGGCCATATACTGGCAATGCTCAGTACACATATAACAACTGGTCACCTCCTGTTCAGAGCAACGAGACCTCCAATGGCTACTTCCTGGAGCGTTCCCACAGTGCCCGCATGACTTTAGCCAAGGCCTGTGAGCTGTGCCCAGAGGAg TGTCACTTAACGAAGCACGAGGTGGTGTCTGAAGAGGACGCAGGCCGGAAGCTGTCCTCGCCACAGCAGCTTTTGCCAGGGGAAGTGACAGGCCAGCAGCAACACACT GAGCAGGATGAGCAAGAGGCCCCTGATGACCAGGACTCCTCTCCACCAGAAGACACGTCTCTGTATCCCCACTCTCCAGGGACACAGTATCAACAG CAAAACAACCTTCCCCACGGTCAGCCGTATACTGGCCCGGCAGCACAGCATATGAACAATCCTCAACGTCCAGGTCCACGAGCACAAGAGAACTGGGAGCCCCCAGAAGAGGTGCCACCTGCCCAGACTAAAGAGTAG